Sequence from the Pseudomonadota bacterium genome:
CATCGGTTCGATTCTGGCGCCTGCGAAGGATGCCGAGCAGCACGGCAGCCTGCCGTTTGCTTGCAGTCTATGCGGCTCGTGCACGGACGTGTGCCCCGTCAAGATCGATCTGCATCACCAGCTGCTCGGCTGGCGCATGGAACTGGGTAAACGCAAGCTGCTGCCCTGGCACCGCCGGCAGCTAAGCCAGGCCGCCGCAGCCGTGCTCGCGCGACCCCGGATGTACGAGCTGGCCGCCAAGGTGTTTCGGCAAGGTACGGGTCGGCTGCCCCGCTGGATGCTGTATTGCCGGCTCAACGCGTGGGGCAAAGAGCGCGAGTTGCCCGAGGTGGCGCCCGAGAGCTTCCGGGAGCTCGTGCGACGACGGCGCGCAGGGCACAAGGCAGGATCCAGTTGAACAGCCGCGACCGAATCCTTCGCGCCCTGCGTGCCACCAGACACGAGCCCACGCAGGCTCCGGCGCCGTTCGGTCCGGCACTGCGTTATGCGGAACCAAGCAGGCAGTTCGTCGAGAGCTTCCGAGCCGTCGGCGGCGAGGCCCTGTGTTTCGCAAGCCGAGAGCTGCTGCCGCAGGCCCTGTCCGGCTTGGCTGTGGTCAACAGCGCGGAGCGTCGCTGCAGCTTGCTGCCGGATCTGGTGGCCGGCAACGTAGAGCTCGAGACGATCCGCGATCCCCACGAGCTCGAGGACCTCGACGTCATCATCGCTCAAGCGCAGTTTGGGGTGGCGGAAAACGGTGCCCTGTGGATCGACGATAGCGAGCTTGCGCAACGTGTTGCCTTGTTCATAGCGCAGCACGTGGTGTTCGTGCTCGAGGCAAGCGCCGTGGTCGACAATATGCACCAGGCCTACGCGCGGCTGACGTTCAGCGAGCCGGGCTTCGGCGTATTCGTGTCCGGGCCGTCCAAAACGGCCGATATCGAGCAGTCCCTGGTGATAGGCGCCCACGGACCTCGCTCGGCCACGGTGCTCCTGTGGGACGAAACCGACGCTGGCGCGGGCTAGTTTCCGCCGGTCCGCTGTCGCCAGCCCAGATGCAGATTGCGCCACACATGGGGATGGAGCAGCGCCAGGACGGTCACCACCTCGAGGCGACCGATCCACATGGCGGCGGCCAGCAAAAGCTTGTTCCAGTCCGAAAAGCTCGCGTAGCTCCCCATCGGACCCGCTACCCCGAAACCAGGGCCGATGTTGGCCAAACACGACAGCGCAGCGGAGAAGCCCGTGATCCATTCCACGCCGCTTGCTACTAGCACGACACCCAGCGCAAAGTATCCAAACAGATACAAGAAGACCAGTGTGAACACGGCCCGCATGATTTCGGGCGGGACGATGCGACCTCCGTAACGCAGCGGTCGCACCGCGCGCGGGTGCAGCACCTGGGTCATCTCCCGAGCGATGTGCTTTATCACGAGCAGAAGCCGCACCGCCTTGGGACCTGCCGCAGCCGAACCTGCGCAACCGCCGACCAGCATGACGACCACCAGCAGCACCCGGAGCGAATCATCCCACAGGTTATAGTCGACGCTGGCGTAGCCGGTGCTGGTCATCAAGCTCACGACCTGGAACGCTGCGACTCTGAGATCTGCAAACGCCGGCAGATCCCCTGCCAGGCGTGCCGCGGCGACGAGGGTCACAACAAGCGCGATGCTGCTGTAGAACAGGAATTCCCCATCGGTCAGAAAGCCAGGAGAGCGGCCCGTAAACACCTTCCACTGCAAAGTGAAGCTCGATCCTGCGAGCAGCATGAAGACAATCAGCACCCACTCGGCTGCTGGATTGGCATAACCTGCGATGGACTGGCTGTGAGGTGAAAACCCCCCGGCCGACATGGTGGTCAGCGCATGAGCGAAGGCCTCGAAGGGTGTCATGCTGCAGATCATCAGCACGATCGCGAGGACGAGCGTGAGCACCGTGTATAAAAGCCACAGCTTGCGGGCCCCCTGGCGTGCCTGTGGGCTGATAGCTTCTCCGGCCGCGCCGGATGCTTCGGCAAAGAACATCTGGCGTCCCGCAATGCCCAAACGTGGTAGAATAACCACAAAAAGCGCAATCACTCCAAGGCCTCCAAACCACTGGGTCATTGCGCGCCATAGAAAGAAGGCACGATTGTATCTCGAGAAATCCGTAAGCACCGTCGCCCCGGTTGCAGTAAGTCCAGAAAAGGACTCGAACAATGCGTCCGCAAGCGACAGATCTGCGAGGACATAGGGGATAGCGGCGAATATCCCTAGTATCAACCAGGTGAAGGCCACGACAGCCAGCGCCTCGGCGCGGTGGAAAACAAGGCTCTTGGGGAACCGGTAGCTGCTGATGGCTCCCACGACAAACGTGGATGTCAGGGCTATGGAAAAGTGTGTAAACGTATCCCGGTGACCGTCCACTAGTGCCAAGATCAGAGGTGGTATGAAGCCCAGGCTGAAGAACCTCAGCTGCTGCCCCACCAGACCAAAAACTAGAACCAACCGCATGAGAATGTGCGCGCTCTAGTCGGCGCGGAACTCGCTTGGATTACAGAAGAATGCGCGGGTATCGTCGGCGTCGTCACGCGAACAAAATACCAGGATGTGGTCGCCGGGCCGAAGAGTATCGGCTCCGCTCGGTATGATGATGCTGCGGTCGCGCATGATGGAGCCCACGGTTGAAAAAGTCGGCGGGCGCAGCTCTTTGAGCGACGTCGTGGGAAAGCTGGTCGGAAGCTCCAGCTCGATCACACGCACATCACCGTGCTCCAGCTCTGCGAGTATGGACGATTGGCTCTCATCGATCGAAGAGACCACCGATCGAATGACCGCACCGTGGGCAGAGCGCACGACATCGATCCCGACTTTTTCGAACATGCGTTCGTTGGCAAGGCGGTCGGCGCGCGTGACTATACGTGGCACGCCGAGATGCTTGGCAAGCAAGGAGACCAAGAGATTCTTTTCATCGTTGTTGGTCACGGCTACAAGCACCGAGCTATCACCTACGTTCTCTGCCTCCAGTAGATCCAGATCGGCGCCGTCGCCGCGAAGCACCAAGGAGTCGATCTCGCCCGCAACCTGTTCACAACGAAATCGATCCTGCTCGATCAACTTGACCTGCCAGCGCGCTTCTTCGAGCCCTCGGGCGACGGCGACACCAACCGTGCCCGCGCCAACGATGGTGGCTGAGCGCGCATCAACTACGTGTTTCTCGCTTCGTAGGAAGCGAAAAAGCAAATTCCTGAGTGCACGCCAGCGGCCCATTGCTACCACCTTGTCGCCGGCCCTTACACTGGTTTCGCCGCGTGGAATAATCATCTCGTCGCCACGGCGCAGCATCACCAAAAGGGTGTCACGCGGCAACGACAAGGATTTGAGGGGCCTCTTGGTGATGGGAGCTCCATGTTCGACGGCGTAACTCAACAAACGCACGCGTCCGTCCGCGAAATCCTCTACATCGAGTGCTCCAGGCACAGTGACGATGCGGATGATCTCATCTGCAAGCTGCTCGGCAGGGCGAATCACCTGATCGATGCCCAACGATTCTGCAAGAGATGCGTCATCACGACCTACATTGAGAAAGCCCGGCCTTGTAAGAATGCAAAAGGTGCGCTTGGCACCCAGCCGTTGGGCAGCAAGGCAGGCAACTATGTTCTGTTCGTCGTTGGTCGTGCAGGCGACGAACACGTCTGCGCCCCCGACCCGAGCGTCGGTCAGCATGTTCGGAGCTGTGACCGAACCCATGATGGATTGACAGTCGAGTCGCTCGAAGCGGGGGCTGACCGTGGACTCCGGACCCAGGTGAGTAACCTCATGGTTCGCCGCCAGCGCGGCGGCTATGCGATAGCCCACCACATCGTTGCCTGCGATCAGGACCTTCACGTTCAGCAGCCTCGGGCCGGGAGCTCCCCCTACCACAGCAGCACAAGGCCGTCATCTGAGTCATCTGCGAGGAACCCCTTGTAATCACTTCGCTTCCGATGAAGGCTGCTCGCAAAATCCACTAAACACTTGCACAGTATTCGGGGATCTGTCACTCTGAACCGCGCTGTCACTCGAACCGCGCTGTCACTCGAACCGCAATGCCCAGCAACGCCGATCCTTTTTCCCAGCGTGTGGCGCGGTCGCTGCCCCTCGGGACCATCGATCATCACCTGCCCGCGCCTGCATCCGTGCCGCAGCCACGCATTCAGGCCGCAGCCGCTTTGCCAAAAAGCACTGAACACACCCGGCTTCAACTGCATTCGGCGACTGCTGGTGGCGGCTTTACCTACCCCGCACTTTGCAGTCGCTTGGTCGAGCTCTCGGGAAACGGTAAGGGTGCCATTCTCAGCCTGGCCCTCGAATTGGTCGCCGGCGCCCAAGCCCAGCACGAACCCTGTGCCTGGGTCACGCACCGCCAGCAGCTGTTTTACCCCCCCGATGCTGCTGTCAACGGGGTGGATCTAGATGCACTCGTGATTCTTCAGCTGCCGGATCTGAAAGCCATCCGCCGTGCCACCGACCATCTCACACGTTCGGGAGCCTTTGGTCTCATCGTCGTGGATCTTGCTTCAGGCATAGCTACCCACCCTGCCCCTGTAGCCTCCCGCCCTGCTCCTATGGCCCCCCTCCATGCTTCAGTGAGCCAGCTACCCCTAGCGATTCAGTCACGTTGGCGCGCTCTCGCCCAACGCCACGGCACGGCAATTGTCCTGCTCACGCATAAAGACCCCGAAGCGGTTTCCCTCGGCTCCCTCATTTGCTTGCGAGGACAGACCACTCGGAAGCGGCATGCTAGCCGTCGCTACATTTGCGAGCTCAAAGCCCTCAAGGACAAACGGCGAGCTCATGGCTGGTCTCATTTCGAGGTGTTCAGTGGACCGGATGGCCTGCGTTGACGTCCCCGCCTTACCACTTCAGCTTTTGCTGCGCAAAAAACCCCACTGGTCGTCCGACCCCGTCGCCGTAGTAGCTGAAGTCAAACCCCTTGCTCGAATCCTGTGGGTCACCGAGCAAGCGCGCCATCACGGGATCGTTCCTGGCTTGAGGTACGCCGCAGGCCTATCGTTGAGCCCCAGGCTCAAGGCGGGCAGCGTCTCCAACGAAGAAATCGGCCATTGCGTCGAACGTCTCACACTGGAGCTGCGTGCTTTTTCCCCGGGAATCGAGCCCGCTACAGACCCCCCTGGAATCTTTTGGCTCGACGCCACCGGCCTCCTTCGTCTCCATTCTTCTCTCTATGTATGGGCTCAACGCCTACGCTCAAATCTTCAAAAACTCGGATTCACATCAAGCGTTGCCATCGGTTTCAGCCGACTTGGTACTTATGCAGCCTCCAAAACAAATCCCCGTTCGATAACCTACTTTGCCTCCGAAGCCTCCGAAAGACACTCTTTGTTAAAAACACCACTAGAAAATCTATCAATATCTACCGAGATA
This genomic interval carries:
- a CDS encoding TrkH family potassium uptake protein, giving the protein MRLVLVFGLVGQQLRFFSLGFIPPLILALVDGHRDTFTHFSIALTSTFVVGAISSYRFPKSLVFHRAEALAVVAFTWLILGIFAAIPYVLADLSLADALFESFSGLTATGATVLTDFSRYNRAFFLWRAMTQWFGGLGVIALFVVILPRLGIAGRQMFFAEASGAAGEAISPQARQGARKLWLLYTVLTLVLAIVLMICSMTPFEAFAHALTTMSAGGFSPHSQSIAGYANPAAEWVLIVFMLLAGSSFTLQWKVFTGRSPGFLTDGEFLFYSSIALVVTLVAAARLAGDLPAFADLRVAAFQVVSLMTSTGYASVDYNLWDDSLRVLLVVVMLVGGCAGSAAAGPKAVRLLLVIKHIAREMTQVLHPRAVRPLRYGGRIVPPEIMRAVFTLVFLYLFGYFALGVVLVASGVEWITGFSAALSCLANIGPGFGVAGPMGSYASFSDWNKLLLAAAMWIGRLEVVTVLALLHPHVWRNLHLGWRQRTGGN
- the trkA gene encoding Trk system potassium transporter TrkA; amino-acid sequence: MGYRIAAALAANHEVTHLGPESTVSPRFERLDCQSIMGSVTAPNMLTDARVGGADVFVACTTNDEQNIVACLAAQRLGAKRTFCILTRPGFLNVGRDDASLAESLGIDQVIRPAEQLADEIIRIVTVPGALDVEDFADGRVRLLSYAVEHGAPITKRPLKSLSLPRDTLLVMLRRGDEMIIPRGETSVRAGDKVVAMGRWRALRNLLFRFLRSEKHVVDARSATIVGAGTVGVAVARGLEEARWQVKLIEQDRFRCEQVAGEIDSLVLRGDGADLDLLEAENVGDSSVLVAVTNNDEKNLLVSLLAKHLGVPRIVTRADRLANERMFEKVGIDVVRSAHGAVIRSVVSSIDESQSSILAELEHGDVRVIELELPTSFPTTSLKELRPPTFSTVGSIMRDRSIIIPSGADTLRPGDHILVFCSRDDADDTRAFFCNPSEFRAD
- a CDS encoding lactate utilization protein — protein: MNSRDRILRALRATRHEPTQAPAPFGPALRYAEPSRQFVESFRAVGGEALCFASRELLPQALSGLAVVNSAERRCSLLPDLVAGNVELETIRDPHELEDLDVIIAQAQFGVAENGALWIDDSELAQRVALFIAQHVVFVLEASAVVDNMHQAYARLTFSEPGFGVFVSGPSKTADIEQSLVIGAHGPRSATVLLWDETDAGAG